Proteins from a genomic interval of Rhodococcus rhodochrous:
- a CDS encoding sulfurtransferase, producing the protein MARSDVLVSADWAEQNLTAPKTVFVEVDEDTSAYDGGHIEGAVKLDWRKDLQDAVRRDFLNREQFSELLSRKGIANDDTVVLYGGNNNWFAAYAYWYFKLYGHRDVKLIDGGRKKWELDGRPLSKDEVTRPATEYKAAEPDYSIRAFRDEVIDSIGTKNIVDVRSPDEFSGKILAPAHLPQEQAQQRGHVPGAINIPWSTTANEDGTFKSDEDLEKLYAEKGFDDSKETIAYCRIGERSSHTWFVLQEILGKKNVKNYDGSWVEYGSLVGAPIELEVN; encoded by the coding sequence ATGGCTCGCTCCGACGTCCTGGTCTCCGCCGACTGGGCAGAGCAGAACCTCACTGCGCCGAAGACCGTCTTCGTCGAGGTCGACGAGGACACCTCCGCCTACGACGGCGGCCACATCGAAGGTGCCGTCAAGCTCGACTGGCGCAAGGACCTGCAGGACGCCGTGCGCCGCGACTTCCTGAACCGTGAGCAGTTCTCCGAGCTCCTCTCGCGCAAGGGCATCGCCAACGACGACACGGTCGTGCTCTACGGCGGCAACAACAACTGGTTCGCCGCCTACGCCTACTGGTACTTCAAGCTCTACGGCCACCGGGACGTCAAGCTCATCGACGGCGGCCGCAAGAAGTGGGAGCTCGACGGCCGTCCGCTGTCGAAGGACGAGGTCACCCGCCCGGCCACCGAGTACAAGGCCGCCGAGCCCGACTACTCCATCCGCGCCTTCCGCGACGAGGTCATCGACTCGATCGGCACCAAGAACATCGTCGACGTGCGTTCGCCCGACGAGTTCTCCGGCAAGATCCTCGCTCCGGCGCACCTGCCGCAGGAGCAGGCGCAGCAGCGCGGCCACGTCCCCGGCGCCATCAACATCCCGTGGAGCACCACCGCCAACGAGGACGGCACCTTCAAGTCGGACGAGGACCTCGAGAAGCTGTACGCCGAGAAGGGCTTCGACGACAGCAAGGAGACCATCGCCTACTGCCGTATCGGTGAGCGCTCGAGCCACACCTGGTTCGTGCTCCAGGAGATCCTCGGCAAGAAGAACGTCAAGAACTACGACGGCAGCTGGGTCGAGTACGGCTCGCTCGTCGGTGCACCCATCGAACTGGAGGTCAACTGA
- a CDS encoding thioredoxin family protein — MIAVIVLIVVIVATLAVGTALRTRSGKFRTTGADASAGTHEPDPALAAAGVGDGVPVVLHFSAPWCGPCAAVRRVVVQVLDREPGRAREVELDLDENPVLARKLGVLSLPTTFVFDGDGRERFRASGVPSADDLRTALSSL, encoded by the coding sequence ATGATCGCAGTGATCGTCCTCATCGTCGTGATAGTCGCCACACTGGCGGTGGGCACGGCTCTGCGCACCCGTTCCGGCAAGTTCCGCACCACCGGCGCCGACGCCTCGGCAGGCACCCACGAACCCGATCCCGCACTGGCCGCGGCGGGCGTCGGGGACGGCGTACCGGTGGTCCTGCACTTCTCCGCACCCTGGTGCGGACCGTGCGCGGCCGTGCGACGCGTCGTCGTGCAGGTCCTCGACCGCGAGCCCGGTCGGGCACGCGAGGTCGAACTGGATCTCGACGAAAATCCCGTGCTGGCACGGAAACTCGGAGTCCTGTCGCTGCCCACCACGTTCGTCTTCGACGGTGACGGGCGCGAGCGGTTCCGCGCGTCCGGCGTTCCGTCCGCCGACGACCTGCGCACAGCCCTGTCGTCGTTGTGA
- a CDS encoding cytochrome ubiquinol oxidase subunit I — protein MDVLDLSRWQFGITTVYHFILVPLTIGLAPLVAIMQTMWVVTGKDHWYRLTKFFGKMFLINFALGVATGIVQEFQFGMNWSEYSRFVGDVFGAPLALEGLVAFFMESTFLGLWIFGWTRLPKLVHLATIWLVAIGVNASAFFIIAANSFMQHPVGATYNPETGRAELTSIWALLTNNTALAAFPHAVAGGFLTAATFVAGIGGWWMVRNMRRAAEIRTSEPEEAQRLENDARGLFRPATRLGLMVMIISGIGLFVTGDVQAKLMFEQQPMKMASAESLCHTETDPNFSILTIGTHNDCDGVIHVLDVPFVLPFLAEGEFSGVTLQGVEDLQAQYEQEFGPGNYKPNLFVTYWSFRAMIGLAAGSAALALAGLWVTRGGRVPDQKWFSTLSLVAIPTPFLANSAGWIFTEMGRQPWVVHPNPTGVDMIRLTVDQGVSDHAAGTVLTSLIAFTLVYAALGVVWFWLIRKYAMEGPQEHDAQPPGSNDDTDDTQPKQLSFAY, from the coding sequence ATGGATGTCTTGGATCTGTCCCGGTGGCAGTTCGGGATCACGACGGTGTATCACTTCATCCTCGTGCCGTTGACGATCGGCCTCGCGCCGCTCGTCGCGATCATGCAGACGATGTGGGTGGTCACCGGCAAGGACCACTGGTACCGCCTCACGAAGTTCTTCGGGAAGATGTTCCTGATCAACTTCGCGCTCGGTGTCGCGACCGGCATCGTGCAGGAATTCCAGTTCGGCATGAACTGGAGCGAGTACTCCCGCTTCGTCGGCGACGTCTTCGGCGCACCCCTCGCCCTCGAAGGCCTCGTCGCCTTCTTCATGGAGTCGACCTTCCTCGGCCTGTGGATCTTCGGTTGGACACGCCTGCCGAAACTCGTTCACCTCGCGACCATCTGGCTCGTCGCGATCGGCGTGAACGCGTCCGCCTTCTTCATCATCGCGGCGAACTCGTTCATGCAGCATCCCGTCGGCGCCACCTACAACCCCGAAACCGGACGCGCCGAGCTGACGAGCATCTGGGCACTGCTCACCAACAACACCGCACTCGCGGCCTTCCCCCACGCGGTTGCCGGCGGATTCCTCACCGCCGCAACCTTCGTCGCCGGCATCGGTGGCTGGTGGATGGTCCGCAACATGCGACGCGCCGCGGAGATCCGCACCTCGGAACCCGAGGAGGCCCAGCGCCTCGAGAACGATGCCCGCGGACTGTTCCGCCCCGCGACCCGCCTCGGCCTGATGGTCATGATCATCTCGGGCATCGGGTTGTTCGTCACCGGCGACGTCCAGGCCAAGCTCATGTTCGAGCAGCAGCCGATGAAGATGGCCTCGGCCGAGTCGCTGTGCCACACCGAGACCGACCCCAACTTCTCGATCCTCACGATCGGCACGCACAACGACTGCGACGGCGTCATCCACGTCCTCGACGTGCCGTTCGTTCTCCCGTTCCTCGCAGAGGGTGAGTTCAGCGGCGTGACCCTCCAGGGCGTCGAGGACCTGCAGGCGCAGTACGAGCAGGAATTCGGCCCCGGCAACTACAAGCCCAACCTGTTCGTCACCTACTGGTCGTTCCGCGCGATGATCGGCCTCGCCGCCGGTTCCGCGGCGCTGGCCCTGGCCGGGCTGTGGGTCACCCGCGGCGGCCGGGTGCCCGACCAGAAGTGGTTCTCGACGCTGTCGCTCGTCGCGATCCCCACGCCCTTCCTCGCCAACAGCGCGGGCTGGATCTTCACCGAGATGGGCCGGCAGCCCTGGGTGGTGCATCCGAACCCCACGGGCGTGGACATGATCCGGCTCACCGTCGACCAGGGTGTCTCCGACCACGCGGCCGGAACGGTGCTCACCTCGCTCATCGCGTTCACCCTCGTCTACGCGGCGCTCGGTGTGGTGTGGTTCTGGCTCATCCGCAAGTACGCGATGGAAGGCCCGCAGGAGCACGACGCGCAGCCGCCGGGCTCGAACGACGACACCGACGACACGCAGCCGAAACAGCTGTCCTTCGCGTACTAG
- a CDS encoding BCCT family transporter yields the protein MLQKAHDSLRLRTSPGVFFSSAFIALLFVVVTILFTDGVDSIFSTASNWIMTNLGWFYILGVTTFLLFLVGIAFTHYGRVRLGGDDERPEHSTLAWFSMLFAAGIGSILMFWGVAEPISHFANPPQQDVEPQSVQAAEEAMGFALYHFGLHTWAIFALPGLGFGYFIYKRHLPPRVSSIFAPLLGGRIYGPIGRTIDVVAILGTVFGVATSVGLGTLQINAGLAQLFDIQESGFTQIALIAIVTVMAGISVALGLDKGIKRLSNINIGMAVMLLIFVVVTGPSLFLLKGMIESAGIYAEALPRLAFWNDTFADSGWQNTWTVFYWAWTITWSPFVGIFIARISRGRTVREFVGGVLGLPVLFSVIWFSIFGMGSFHIELEGSGGLVERVVGDGDIPGALFEFLGNFPLTGLVSGIAIILVVIFFVTSVDSTAMVLDMMAAGHEEKAPIHQRLFWAVLMGLVAATMLVATGKDGLDALQQVITVVGLPFFVMGFIMMYSLVRGIREDLGERPEPITRQWPEVRSAEELEAAQELPAPEVVIHTRAIPDEGDDENAAEDAEDAGVNRVHAGEPEALGARGNGAHAEKKSSIGTTVVEED from the coding sequence ATACTCCAAAAAGCTCACGATTCGTTAAGATTGCGCACGTCACCGGGGGTTTTCTTCTCGTCCGCGTTCATCGCACTGCTCTTCGTCGTCGTGACGATCCTGTTCACCGACGGCGTCGATTCGATCTTCAGCACCGCATCGAACTGGATCATGACGAACCTCGGATGGTTCTACATCCTCGGTGTCACGACCTTCCTGCTCTTCCTCGTCGGAATCGCCTTCACCCATTACGGCCGGGTCCGGCTCGGGGGCGACGACGAACGGCCCGAGCACTCGACCCTGGCGTGGTTCTCCATGCTGTTCGCGGCCGGCATCGGCTCGATCCTCATGTTCTGGGGCGTCGCCGAACCGATCTCCCATTTCGCGAACCCACCCCAGCAGGACGTCGAACCGCAGTCCGTGCAGGCCGCCGAAGAGGCCATGGGCTTCGCGCTCTACCACTTCGGACTGCACACCTGGGCCATCTTCGCGCTTCCCGGTCTGGGCTTCGGGTACTTCATCTACAAGCGGCACCTGCCGCCGCGCGTCAGCTCGATCTTCGCGCCGCTGCTCGGAGGCCGCATCTACGGCCCGATCGGCAGGACCATCGACGTCGTCGCGATCCTCGGAACGGTCTTCGGTGTCGCGACCTCGGTCGGCCTGGGCACCCTGCAGATCAACGCCGGCCTCGCGCAGTTGTTCGACATCCAGGAATCGGGTTTCACTCAGATCGCGCTCATCGCGATCGTGACGGTGATGGCCGGCATCTCGGTGGCCCTCGGTCTCGACAAGGGCATCAAGCGCCTGTCGAACATCAACATCGGCATGGCCGTGATGTTGCTGATCTTCGTCGTCGTCACCGGACCGAGCCTGTTCCTGCTCAAGGGCATGATCGAGTCCGCCGGCATCTACGCCGAGGCGCTGCCGCGTCTGGCGTTCTGGAACGACACCTTCGCCGACTCCGGCTGGCAGAACACCTGGACGGTCTTCTACTGGGCGTGGACCATCACGTGGTCGCCCTTCGTCGGTATCTTCATCGCCCGCATCTCGCGAGGCCGGACCGTGCGTGAGTTCGTCGGCGGTGTCCTCGGCCTGCCCGTGCTGTTCTCGGTGATCTGGTTCAGCATCTTCGGCATGGGCTCGTTCCACATCGAACTCGAGGGTAGCGGTGGTCTCGTCGAGCGGGTCGTGGGCGACGGGGACATCCCGGGCGCATTGTTCGAGTTCCTCGGCAATTTCCCGCTCACCGGCCTGGTGTCCGGTATCGCGATCATCCTGGTGGTGATCTTCTTCGTCACCTCGGTGGACTCGACCGCGATGGTGCTCGACATGATGGCCGCCGGTCACGAGGAGAAGGCGCCCATCCACCAGCGTTTGTTCTGGGCGGTGCTCATGGGCCTGGTCGCAGCGACCATGCTCGTCGCGACCGGTAAGGACGGGCTCGACGCCCTTCAGCAGGTCATCACCGTGGTGGGTCTGCCGTTCTTCGTGATGGGCTTCATCATGATGTACAGCCTGGTGCGCGGTATCCGCGAGGACCTGGGCGAGCGGCCGGAGCCGATCACCCGGCAGTGGCCCGAGGTGCGATCGGCCGAGGAACTCGAGGCTGCCCAGGAACTACCGGCACCCGAGGTCGTCATCCACACGCGGGCCATCCCCGACGAGGGCGACGACGAGAACGCAGCCGAGGATGCCGAGGACGCCGGAGTGAACCGGGTCCATGCCGGCGAACCCGAGGCGCTCGGTGCACGAGGCAACGGCGCGCATGCCGAGAAGAAGAGTTCCATCGGCACGACGGTCGTCGAGGAGGACTGA
- a CDS encoding DUF1416 domain-containing protein has product MCGAPVQTQTLPAGVDTEKETVITGRVLNAEGEPVGGAFVRLLDGTDEFTAEVVASATGDFRFFAAPGDWKIRALSSSGNGTSTVSPTAPGVHNVDVTVAK; this is encoded by the coding sequence ATGTGCGGAGCCCCTGTCCAGACCCAGACCCTGCCCGCCGGCGTCGACACCGAGAAGGAGACGGTCATCACCGGCCGCGTCCTGAACGCCGAAGGTGAGCCCGTGGGCGGCGCGTTCGTGCGCCTGCTCGACGGCACCGACGAGTTCACCGCCGAGGTCGTCGCCTCGGCGACCGGCGACTTCCGTTTCTTCGCCGCCCCCGGCGACTGGAAGATCCGCGCTCTGTCGAGCTCCGGCAACGGCACCTCCACCGTGAGCCCCACCGCTCCCGGTGTGCACAACGTGGACGTGACGGTCGCGAAGTAA
- a CDS encoding FABP family protein has protein sequence MTNDGSDAPRRSGDEAIARAAERARVTAELNIPVLAGLPGAEDTANLRLGPDLSPALLAVLPMVGVWRGEGEANDPETGDYPFGQQITVAHNGSPYLMWESRTWRLDDAGAYVGEDRRESGFWRVSGTGAPDSDDPETLELLLTHSSGVVELYYGTALTQSSWELATDVVIRTKSGEVVGGAKRLYGIVDGGDLAYVEERVTADGELKPRMSARLSRHIG, from the coding sequence GTGACGAACGACGGATCGGACGCCCCGCGTCGTAGCGGCGACGAGGCGATCGCCCGGGCCGCCGAGCGCGCTCGCGTCACCGCCGAGCTGAACATCCCCGTCCTGGCCGGGCTGCCGGGCGCCGAGGACACCGCGAACCTGCGGCTCGGCCCCGACCTGAGCCCTGCCCTGCTCGCCGTCCTCCCTATGGTCGGCGTGTGGCGCGGCGAGGGCGAGGCCAACGATCCCGAGACCGGCGACTACCCGTTCGGTCAGCAGATCACCGTCGCGCACAACGGCAGCCCGTATCTGATGTGGGAGTCGCGCACGTGGCGTCTCGACGACGCGGGTGCCTACGTGGGTGAGGATCGGCGCGAGAGCGGCTTCTGGCGCGTGTCCGGAACGGGTGCGCCCGACAGCGACGATCCCGAGACGCTCGAACTACTGCTGACGCACAGCTCCGGCGTCGTCGAGCTGTACTACGGCACGGCGCTCACCCAGTCCTCCTGGGAGCTCGCGACCGACGTCGTGATCCGCACCAAGTCCGGTGAGGTCGTCGGCGGCGCCAAGCGGCTCTACGGCATCGTCGACGGAGGCGATCTCGCCTACGTCGAGGAGCGCGTCACCGCCGACGGCGAGCTGAAGCCCCGGATGTCCGCCCGCCTGTCGCGCCACATCGGCTGA
- the cydD gene encoding thiol reductant ABC exporter subunit CydD, with protein sequence MSMTQSAAPADAPARRRGPVDPRLWRYSAAARGYLVLTVVTSVIDVVMVVVTALMIGRVLAGVITTDARSVGDWTTELAILAAAIVVRVAVTWLQSRYAHRSATRVVAELEHEVLDSAANLPPRELDPRRDEIAVVLTRGLDGLKEYLTGYLPALLLAVILTPVTIVVIALHDLTSAIIVVITLPLIPIFMILIGLLTKGKADRTLRAMTTLSSQLLDLLAGLPTLRALGREKGPADRVRELGDEHRATTMSALRVAFLSGTVLEFLATLSVALVAVSIGMRLVYGSMPLEAGIIALILAPEAYLPLRTVGNKFHAAEDGMAAADKAFAVLDSRPDAASSRRASSRRTSTDTTGTDRVASCEIVFDGVSVPGRDGCAPHRLDAICCPGTITAFTGANGAGKSTALLALLGLAEPSEGTVTVDGRPVAGDENWWSQVAWLPQRPVLLPGTLADNLRLTGVDPETTDLDDVCAATGFDSVLAELPDGWETVVGVGGTGLSLGQRQRLALTRTLASPRPVLLLDEPTAHLDEDTEATVLDTLRGLAAAGRTVVVVAHRPTLLAIADEVVTVHGEGSR encoded by the coding sequence ATGAGCATGACGCAGTCCGCCGCCCCCGCCGACGCGCCCGCGCGCCGGCGGGGTCCGGTGGACCCGCGGTTGTGGCGCTACTCGGCCGCGGCCCGCGGATATCTCGTCCTGACGGTGGTCACCTCGGTGATCGACGTCGTGATGGTGGTCGTCACCGCGCTCATGATCGGCCGGGTCCTCGCGGGCGTCATCACCACCGACGCCCGGTCCGTCGGCGACTGGACGACCGAACTGGCGATCCTCGCGGCGGCGATCGTCGTGCGGGTCGCGGTGACGTGGCTGCAGTCGCGGTACGCCCACCGGTCCGCGACCCGCGTGGTCGCCGAACTCGAACACGAGGTCCTCGATTCCGCGGCGAACCTGCCTCCGCGCGAACTCGACCCGCGGCGCGACGAGATCGCGGTGGTCCTCACCCGCGGACTCGACGGACTGAAGGAATACCTCACCGGCTATCTGCCGGCGCTGCTGCTGGCCGTGATCCTCACCCCGGTGACGATCGTCGTGATCGCCCTGCACGACCTCACCTCGGCGATCATCGTGGTGATCACCCTGCCGCTGATCCCGATCTTCATGATCCTCATCGGCCTGCTCACCAAGGGCAAGGCCGACCGCACCCTGCGTGCGATGACGACACTGTCGTCGCAACTGCTCGACCTGCTCGCGGGTCTTCCCACGCTGCGTGCCCTCGGTCGCGAGAAGGGGCCCGCCGATCGCGTGCGCGAACTCGGTGACGAGCACCGCGCGACCACGATGTCGGCCCTGCGCGTGGCGTTCCTGTCCGGCACGGTTCTCGAATTCCTCGCGACGCTGTCCGTCGCCCTCGTCGCCGTGAGCATCGGCATGCGACTCGTCTACGGATCGATGCCCCTCGAGGCCGGCATCATCGCGTTGATCCTCGCGCCCGAGGCCTACCTCCCGCTGCGCACCGTCGGCAACAAGTTCCACGCCGCCGAAGACGGGATGGCGGCGGCCGACAAGGCGTTCGCCGTGCTCGACTCGCGGCCGGATGCCGCCTCCTCTCGCCGCGCCTCCTCGCGTCGCACCTCCACGGACACGACCGGCACCGACCGGGTCGCGAGCTGCGAGATCGTCTTCGACGGCGTCTCCGTGCCCGGCCGCGACGGCTGCGCCCCGCATCGACTCGACGCGATCTGCTGTCCCGGCACGATCACCGCGTTCACCGGTGCCAACGGTGCCGGTAAGTCCACCGCCCTGCTGGCGCTGCTCGGACTCGCCGAGCCGAGCGAGGGGACCGTCACCGTCGACGGCCGGCCCGTCGCGGGCGACGAGAACTGGTGGTCGCAGGTGGCGTGGCTTCCGCAGCGGCCGGTGCTGCTGCCCGGCACCCTCGCCGACAATCTGCGACTCACCGGTGTCGACCCCGAGACCACCGACCTCGACGACGTCTGCGCGGCCACCGGGTTCGACAGCGTGCTCGCCGAACTCCCGGACGGCTGGGAGACCGTCGTGGGGGTGGGCGGCACGGGCCTGTCGCTCGGTCAACGTCAGCGACTGGCGCTCACCCGCACCCTCGCCTCCCCACGCCCGGTCCTGCTGCTCGACGAACCCACCGCCCACCTCGACGAGGACACCGAGGCCACCGTGCTCGACACGCTGCGCGGTCTCGCCGCGGCCGGCCGCACGGTGGTGGTCGTCGCGCATCGTCCCACCCTGCTCGCCATCGCGGACGAGGTCGTCACCGTCCACGGGGAGGGATCCCGATGA
- the cydB gene encoding cytochrome d ubiquinol oxidase subunit II — MGLQEIWFILIAVLFTGYFVLEGFDFGVGMHFPVLGRGRTVEADTRRRVLLNTIGPVWDGNEVWLITAGGALFAAFPEWYATLFSGFYLPLLLILLALIVRVCAIEWRGKVDDPTWRRRCDRGIIFGSWVPAVLWGVAFANIVRGVAIDADKQYVGGFFDLLNPYALLGGATTALVFALHGAVFIALKTEGQVRTDAVAMSRKLAVPAVLVAGAFVVWTQLAYGKGWTIALVAVAGVSLLAVVALTAAAREGWAFVFTTVAIAATSVLLFASLFPNVMPSTLDPSWSLTIENASSSPYTLKVMTWAAAFMTPVVLAYQGWTYWVFRQRLSTDHIPHSIGLKIGSK, encoded by the coding sequence ATGGGACTTCAGGAAATCTGGTTCATCCTCATCGCAGTACTGTTCACCGGCTACTTCGTCCTCGAGGGGTTCGACTTCGGTGTCGGCATGCACTTCCCGGTGCTCGGCCGCGGTAGGACCGTCGAGGCCGACACCCGGCGCCGGGTGCTGCTCAACACGATCGGTCCGGTCTGGGACGGCAACGAGGTCTGGCTCATCACCGCGGGCGGTGCGTTGTTCGCGGCGTTCCCCGAGTGGTACGCGACACTCTTCTCCGGCTTCTACCTCCCGCTGCTGCTGATCCTGCTCGCCCTGATCGTGCGGGTGTGCGCCATCGAGTGGCGCGGCAAGGTCGACGACCCGACCTGGCGTCGCCGCTGCGACCGGGGGATCATCTTCGGCTCGTGGGTGCCCGCCGTGCTGTGGGGTGTAGCGTTCGCGAACATCGTGCGCGGCGTGGCGATCGACGCCGACAAGCAGTACGTCGGCGGGTTCTTCGACCTGCTGAACCCGTACGCCCTGCTCGGCGGTGCGACGACCGCGCTGGTCTTCGCGCTGCACGGCGCGGTCTTCATCGCGCTCAAGACCGAGGGGCAGGTCCGGACCGACGCCGTGGCGATGTCGCGGAAGCTGGCCGTGCCCGCCGTCCTCGTGGCCGGTGCGTTCGTGGTGTGGACCCAGCTCGCCTACGGCAAGGGCTGGACGATCGCCCTCGTCGCGGTGGCGGGAGTCTCCCTGCTCGCGGTGGTCGCACTGACCGCCGCCGCGCGTGAGGGCTGGGCGTTCGTGTTCACCACCGTCGCGATCGCCGCGACCTCCGTGCTGCTGTTCGCGTCGCTGTTCCCGAACGTCATGCCGTCGACGCTCGACCCGTCCTGGTCGCTGACGATCGAGAACGCGTCGTCGAGCCCGTACACACTGAAGGTCATGACGTGGGCCGCAGCGTTCATGACCCCGGTCGTCCTCGCCTACCAGGGCTGGACGTACTGGGTGTTCCGTCAGCGTCTGTCGACCGACCACATCCCGCACTCGATCGGTCTGAAGATCGGCTCGAAATGA
- a CDS encoding putative leader peptide produces MTCVKLPRVQNRHELMLTRRRAVDLCRLGGCCCPC; encoded by the coding sequence GTGACGTGCGTTAAACTCCCTCGCGTGCAGAACCGCCACGAGCTGATGCTCACCCGACGCCGCGCAGTCGATCTGTGCCGCCTCGGTGGCTGTTGTTGTCCCTGCTGA
- a CDS encoding DUF4395 domain-containing protein: MSVSTPGTPGRQVDVRGPRFAAWITTGVLVLALVVATFSPVAAAVILALQTIVFALGAALGPRRSPYGALFARFVAPRLGAPIETEPVEPLRFAQLVGFVFALAGTLAFFAGAIVVGSVAAGFALFAALLNAAFGVCLGCRIHPLVARMRRVPA, from the coding sequence ATGTCCGTATCCACTCCCGGCACGCCCGGCCGGCAGGTCGACGTCCGTGGCCCGCGTTTCGCGGCGTGGATCACCACCGGCGTCCTCGTCCTCGCTCTGGTCGTCGCCACCTTCTCTCCCGTCGCAGCGGCCGTGATCCTGGCCCTGCAGACGATCGTGTTCGCTCTCGGAGCGGCACTCGGCCCGCGACGCAGCCCGTACGGTGCGCTGTTCGCGAGGTTCGTCGCTCCCCGTCTCGGTGCTCCGATCGAGACCGAGCCGGTGGAGCCGCTGCGGTTCGCGCAGCTCGTCGGCTTCGTCTTCGCCCTCGCCGGAACGCTCGCGTTCTTCGCCGGCGCGATCGTCGTGGGCTCGGTGGCCGCAGGCTTCGCGTTGTTCGCGGCGCTGCTCAACGCCGCCTTCGGCGTGTGTCTCGGCTGCCGGATCCACCCGCTGGTCGCCCGAATGCGTCGCGTGCCCGCCTGA
- the cydC gene encoding thiol reductant ABC exporter subunit CydC, whose amino-acid sequence MKDLRRAMALLELEPRRVLLAVLAGVATLGSALLLAGLSAWLIVRAWQMPPVLDLTVAVVAVRALGISRGLFRYFERLATHETALRGTTSARANLYRRLADGDPAAALGLGRGDLLARTGADIDALGDVVVRALVPIAVAAVLSLAAVVTVTVIAPAAGVVLAVALLVAGVLAPWLSARAAARADADANATRTRFTEDAVTVLDHAAELRVAGRLDPLARRARAANIASVRATDRSAVSAAFADAAAPLAVGVSVLGALLVGIAVFGSGPAAMSPTTLGILVLLPLSAFEATAVLPAAAQTLNRARLAAGRITEMLDRADRTVPHGAEPADGPGRLRAVGLRGGWPGGPSTEPVDLDLRPGTRVAIVGGSGSGKTTVLMTLAGLLAPREGTVTLDGVDLADVDPAALRRKIGFFAEDAHLFDTSILENLRVARGDVDEDEALAALRAVGLGEWVDGLSQGVHTVLGAGARTVSGGQRRRLLLARALLSPAQVLLLDEPTEHLDDESADLLQRLLLDRDAHLVGPERTVVVVTHRLPADTAADLVVRVEKNALPAS is encoded by the coding sequence ATGAAGGACCTGCGCCGGGCGATGGCCCTGCTCGAACTCGAACCGCGCCGGGTGCTGCTCGCCGTCCTCGCCGGTGTCGCGACCCTGGGCAGCGCGCTGCTGCTCGCCGGTCTCTCGGCGTGGCTGATCGTGCGCGCGTGGCAGATGCCGCCCGTCCTGGACCTGACCGTCGCGGTCGTCGCGGTGCGGGCGCTGGGCATCTCCCGCGGATTGTTCCGCTACTTCGAACGTCTCGCGACGCACGAGACCGCTCTGCGCGGCACCACCTCGGCGCGGGCGAATCTCTACCGGCGACTCGCGGACGGCGATCCGGCCGCCGCCCTGGGTCTCGGTCGCGGCGACCTGCTCGCCCGCACCGGAGCCGACATCGACGCCCTCGGTGACGTCGTGGTGCGCGCACTCGTGCCCATCGCGGTCGCCGCGGTGCTCTCCCTCGCGGCGGTCGTCACCGTCACCGTCATCGCTCCCGCCGCCGGCGTGGTGCTCGCAGTGGCGCTGCTCGTCGCCGGCGTGCTCGCGCCGTGGCTGTCGGCTCGCGCCGCCGCCCGCGCGGACGCGGATGCGAACGCCACGCGGACCCGCTTCACCGAGGACGCGGTCACGGTGCTGGACCACGCGGCGGAACTGCGGGTCGCGGGACGGCTCGACCCGCTCGCGCGACGGGCCCGCGCCGCGAACATCGCCTCCGTCCGGGCCACCGACCGCTCGGCGGTCTCCGCGGCGTTCGCCGACGCGGCCGCGCCCCTCGCGGTCGGCGTGAGTGTGCTCGGTGCCCTCCTCGTCGGTATCGCCGTCTTCGGCTCCGGTCCGGCGGCCATGAGCCCGACGACACTCGGCATCCTCGTCCTGCTGCCGCTGTCGGCGTTCGAGGCCACCGCCGTCCTCCCGGCAGCCGCGCAGACCCTCAACCGCGCACGCCTGGCGGCCGGTCGCATCACGGAGATGCTCGACCGCGCCGACAGGACGGTTCCGCACGGCGCCGAGCCGGCCGACGGACCCGGCCGGCTCCGTGCGGTGGGCCTGCGGGGCGGATGGCCCGGCGGACCGTCCACCGAACCGGTCGACCTCGACCTGCGGCCGGGCACTCGCGTCGCGATCGTTGGCGGCAGCGGCAGCGGCAAGACCACCGTGCTCATGACGCTCGCGGGTCTGCTCGCCCCACGCGAGGGCACGGTGACGCTCGACGGGGTCGACCTCGCGGACGTCGACCCCGCGGCCCTGCGTCGGAAGATCGGTTTCTTCGCGGAGGACGCCCACCTGTTCGACACGTCGATCCTCGAGAACCTGCGTGTCGCGCGGGGCGACGTGGACGAGGACGAGGCACTGGCCGCCCTTCGGGCCGTGGGGCTGGGGGAGTGGGTGGACGGACTGTCGCAGGGCGTCCACACCGTCCTGGGAGCCGGGGCCCGCACCGTCTCCGGTGGGCAGCGCCGGCGCCTCCTGCTGGCCCGGGCACTGCTGTCGCCCGCACAGGTCCTGCTGCTCGACGAACCCACGGAGCATCTCGACGACGAGAGCGCCGACCTGCTGCAGCGACTCCTCCTGGACCGTGACGCACACCTGGTCGGCCCCGAGCGCACCGTCGTGGTGGTCACCCACCGCCTGCCCGCGGACACCGCCGCCGACCTGGTCGTTCGCGTCGAGAAAAATGCGTTGCCCGCCTCGTGA